CCCGCTCACGTGAGCGCCCCGCCGACCATGGTCGACCTGCGGACCTCCGTGGCGGACGTAGAGCTGCGCAACCCGGTCATGACCGCGTCCGGCACCGCAGGTCACGGCGCGGAGCTGTCCGCTTACATGGACCTCGGCCATCTCGGGGCCGTGGTGGTCAAATCCGTCTCGTCACGGCCCTGGGACGGCAACCCGGCGCCGCGGCTTCTGCCCCTGACTGGCGGCATGTTGAACAGCGTCGGTCTCCAGAACCGCGGCGCGCGCGAGTGGGTCGAGAGCGAGCTTCCTCCTCTCGCCGCCACCGGAGCCCGGGTGGTCGCGAGCATCTGGGGCTTCAGCGCCGCGGAGTACCGCGATGCGGCGGCGGAGATCGCCGGGGCCTTTCACGAAGGCCGTCGCGGCACCGACCAGATCGTCGCGGTGGAGGCGAACATCTCCTGCCCCAACGTCGAGGACCGCCGGCGGATGTTCGCCCACAGCACCGGCGGAGTCTCAGAGGCGGTCGGGGCCGCGGTCGAGGGAATCGACGGCGTTCTCCCGCTCTGGGCGAAGCTCAGCCCCAACGTGACCGACGTGACGGAGATGGCCGCCGCCGCCCGGGCGGCGGGCGCGCGGGCGATCACCGTCATCAACACCGTGATGGGGATGTCCATCGACCCCGCGACAGGCCGGCAGCGGCTCGGCGGGGGAGGAGGAGGGTTGTCGGGCCCCGCGGTACATGCCGTCGCTGTGCGAGCGGTATTCGACTGCAGGCAGGCATTCCCGACGCTCCCGATCGTCGGCGTGGGCGGGGTAACCAGCGGTGAGGAGGCAGCCGAGATGATCGCCGCCGGCGCGGATGCCGTACAGGTGGGGACGGCCACCTTCGCGGATCCGAGGGCACCGGAGAGGATCCTCGCGGAGTTGGGGCAGTGGTGCGACCACAACGGGATCTCGAGTATCGACCAACTGAAAGGACGGGCCCATGACGGCCGTTGAACCCGCCACCGCGAATGTCAGGGACCGTTTGATCCTGGCCCTCGACGTCGACGACCCCGTCGAGGCGCAGCGCCTTGCCAAGCAGCTGAACCCGTGGTTCGCCACGGCCAAGGTGGGGCTGGAGCTCTTCTGCGCGTCGGGCCCGAGGGTGGTTCAGACCCTCATCGACGACGGCTACAAAGTGTTCCTGGACCTGAAGATGGCCGACATCCCGACCACGGTCAACAAGACGGCTCGCGTCCTGGGAGCGCTGGGAGTGTCGTACCTCACCTTGCACGCATTCGCTGGACCGGTTGTCCTGCGCGCAGCGGTCGAAGGGCTCAACGAAGGCGCCGATCGCGCAGGCCTGCCCTCTCCTTCGGCTCTCGCGGTGACGATTCTCACCAGCGACCCGGACGCGCCTCCGCACATTCTCGGAAAGCGCGTGGCCGCCGCGGTCGAGGCCCGCTGCGCCGGCGTCGTGTGCGCGGCATCCGACGTACGTGAGGCCAAACAGCTGGCCCCGCGATTGCTGGCGGTCGTGCCGGGTGTCCGCCCCGCGGGCAGCCCGACGCATGACCAGGCCCGTGCTGCAACCCCTCAGGATGCGATGGATGCGGGGGCCGATCTGCTGGTGATCGGGCGCGCTGTCACAGCAGCGGATGATCGGACGGCGGCTGCCGAGGCGCTGGTCAAGTCGTTGCAGCCCTGAACACGAGGCTCAACGACTCGGCGCGCCGTCGAGCGCGCTATGGTGCGCGGCATGCCACTGCCGCCTTCGCTGTCAGCCGACCAACGCCAGGCCGCCTTGGAGAAGGCCGCTGTCGCCCGCCGGATGCGAGCCGAGCTCAAGGAGAAGCTCAAGATGGGCTCGATCTCCCTCCGGGAGCTCCTCCAGCAGGCTGACGCGGACGAGGTGGTGGGGAAGATGAAGGTCCTCGCTGTC
The sequence above is a segment of the Acidimicrobiales bacterium genome. Coding sequences within it:
- the pyrF gene encoding orotidine-5'-phosphate decarboxylase, with amino-acid sequence MTAVEPATANVRDRLILALDVDDPVEAQRLAKQLNPWFATAKVGLELFCASGPRVVQTLIDDGYKVFLDLKMADIPTTVNKTARVLGALGVSYLTLHAFAGPVVLRAAVEGLNEGADRAGLPSPSALAVTILTSDPDAPPHILGKRVAAAVEARCAGVVCAASDVREAKQLAPRLLAVVPGVRPAGSPTHDQARAATPQDAMDAGADLLVIGRAVTAADDRTAAAEALVKSLQP
- a CDS encoding dihydroorotate dehydrogenase, producing the protein MSAPPTMVDLRTSVADVELRNPVMTASGTAGHGAELSAYMDLGHLGAVVVKSVSSRPWDGNPAPRLLPLTGGMLNSVGLQNRGAREWVESELPPLAATGARVVASIWGFSAAEYRDAAAEIAGAFHEGRRGTDQIVAVEANISCPNVEDRRRMFAHSTGGVSEAVGAAVEGIDGVLPLWAKLSPNVTDVTEMAAAARAAGARAITVINTVMGMSIDPATGRQRLGGGGGGLSGPAVHAVAVRAVFDCRQAFPTLPIVGVGGVTSGEEAAEMIAAGADAVQVGTATFADPRAPERILAELGQWCDHNGISSIDQLKGRAHDGR
- the mihF gene encoding integration host factor, actinobacterial type: MPLPPSLSADQRQAALEKAAVARRMRAELKEKLKMGSISLRELLQQADADEVVGKMKVLAVLESLPGLGKVKARRLMDDVGISETRRLHGLGEQQRKKLFEKLS